The proteins below are encoded in one region of Silene latifolia isolate original U9 population chromosome 2, ASM4854445v1, whole genome shotgun sequence:
- the LOC141628175 gene encoding putative protein kinase At2g41970, translated as MFCCGGEEEESAPPPNQYNAPPRGPAGGGDRGENRTSNAARSGPPVKALPIELPALTIDELNKATNNFSDNTLVGEGSYGRVFHATLNDGQEAAVKKLDTSSAQDSDSDFAAQLSIVSRMKHDHFTELLGYCLDQNNRILVYQFATMGSLHDVLHGRKGVQGAEPGPALTWAQRVKIAFGAAKGLEFLHEKVQPSIVHRDVRSSNVLLFDDFLSKIADFNITNASSETAARLHSTRVLGTFGYHAPEYAMTGQITQKSDVYSFGVVLLELLTGRKPVDHTMPKGQQSLVTWATPRLSEDKVKQCVDPKLDENYPPKAVAKMAAVAALCVQYEADFRPNMTIVVKALQPLLNATKPPPGPEQQA; from the exons ATGTTCTGCTGTGGAGGTGAAGAAGAGGAAAGTGCCCCACCTCCTAATCAATATAATGCCCCTCCTAGAGGACCTGCTGGAG GTGGAGATCGAGGAGAGAACAGAACTTCGAATGCAGCAAGAAGTGGACCACCAGTAAAGGCTTTACCAATAGAGTTACCAGCTTTGACAATAGATGAACTTAATAAAGCTACCAACAACTTCAGTGATAATACATTGGTAGGGGAAGGTTCTTATGGCCGCGTTTTCCATGCTACGCTAAATGATGGCCAAGAGGCCGCCGTTAAGAAATTAGACACTAGTTCTGCACAGGATTCTGATTCTGATTTCGCAGCTCAG TTGTCTATAGTTTCCAGGATGAAACACGATCATTTTACTGAACTGCTCGGTTATTGCTTGGATCAAAATAACAGAATACTCGTTTATCAGTTTGCGACAATGGGTTCCTTACATGATGTTTTACATG GGAGGAAAGGGGTGCAAGGCGCAGAGCCGGGGCCTGCTCTAACATGGGCACAGAGAGTTAAAATAGCTTTTGGTGCCGCAAAAGGTCTAGAGTTCCTACACGAGAAGGTTCAACCATCTATAGTTCACAGGGATGTGAGATCGAGCAATGTGCTTTTATTCGATGATTTCTTGTCGAAAATTGCTGATTTCAACATAACTAATGCTTCATCGGAGACAGCTGCTCGATTGCACTCTACTAGAGTCCTTGGAACGTTTGGTTACCATGCCCCTGA GTACGCGATGACAGGGCAAATAACTCAGAAAAGCGATGTATACAGTTTTGGAGTTGTTCTTTTAGAGCTTTTGACCGGAAGAAAGCCAGTAGATCATACAATGCCGAAAGGGCAACAAAGTCTTGTAACTTGG GCAACTCCTAGATTGAGTGAAGACAAAGTGAAGCAGTGTGTCGATCCCAAGCTTGACGAAAACTACCCACCAAAGGCCGTGGCTAAG ATGGCAGCAGTAGCTGCATTGTGTGTTCAATACGAGGCCGATTTCCGACCTAACATGACAATCGTGGTTAAGGCACTCCAGCCTCTTCTGAATGCGACTAAACCACCACCGGGACCCGAACAACAAGCGTGA